In the Sphingobacterium sp. PCS056 genome, TGAAAGTCGCTAGATATTGGTATAAATATTTTTTGTCATAATCCTTGTAAGGGTTAGTAGGATCAAAACCTTTTGTTTTTTCAAGGTTTTTTGGTAATCGAGGTAAACCTGATGTGTGATTAGCTAAAGTTTTAAAGGTGATTTTTTGTAAGCTTGAATTTGTTTTTAAAGAATCGGGCAAAAAATCAATGATCGATTGATCGAGACTTAATGTTTCATTTTCAATAAAATTAGCAAGTAGGGTCGCTGTAAAAATTTTGGAAAGAGATCCTATTTCATAAAGAGTACTACTTGTTGGTAGTACTTTATTTCCTTTTTCAGTTTCACCGTAAAAATAGGTGTTTAACTGTCCATTTTTTATTATACCAATTGCTAAAGATTGAGTATTTCCTTTTTTTGTATAAATATTGGCCGCAGAATCAATGAAAAAATCAACTTTATTTTCAACAACTGTATTTGTTAATACGGGTGCCTGTTTCTCTGCAATTGGTTTGGTAACGGGTTGAAAACCTAAAGTGTGGTAATGAAATGTGCTATCCATACCGAAGGGAACCTGAAAGGATTTATCGGTGAAATCCACACGGTACTGACTTACTCCATTACTGAAGTTTATTTTTTCAGCATGTTTGATCCTACCTAATGGATAAATTTCATTTTCCAGTAAGTTTTTTATAGTAGAATAAGGTACTGCTCGCTTAAAATCTTCATTAGCCAATTTATAAATGGAGTCTGTATGTTGTGAATTGATAAAAAATTCTATTTTATTATAGAATGTATGATTTATTTGTTCTTGATTAGAATGTTGAGCAACAGCAGACAATGAACTACTGAGTAAAAGTGCAGCAATAAAATTTTTCA is a window encoding:
- a CDS encoding serine hydrolase domain-containing protein, giving the protein MKNFIAALLLSSSLSAVAQHSNQEQINHTFYNKIEFFINSQHTDSIYKLANEDFKRAVPYSTIKNLLENEIYPLGRIKHAEKINFSNGVSQYRVDFTDKSFQVPFGMDSTFHYHTLGFQPVTKPIAEKQAPVLTNTVVENKVDFFIDSAANIYTKKGNTQSLAIGIIKNGQLNTYFYGETEKGNKVLPTSSTLYEIGSLSKIFTATLLANFIENETLSLDQSIIDFLPDSLKTNSSLQKITFKTLANHTSGLPRLPKNLEKTKGFDPTNPYKDYDKKYLYQYLATFKAENEAGEKYEYSNLGYALLGDILTSLNKKSYNTLIQETIAKPLGLTSTTDILNPKTQYLPKVYNTNGEETKAWDFQIFSAAGGLKSTVTDLLNFAQVQFKMPQTQLENAMALTRQFTYFLPPSTDIGLAWHMDLLDDITYCYHTGGTGGSSSFIAIAPDKKTAVVLLSNAAESVETNGLSIFHFLLSQK